One Quercus lobata isolate SW786 unplaced genomic scaffold, ValleyOak3.0 Primary Assembly Scq3eQI_1842, whole genome shotgun sequence genomic window, TCCTCCTCAGCACAAAGCCCAGTCCTCTCTCAGTATATGTTTTTGTTGATCAGGTGAGGATGCATTCTATTGGGGAGAGAGCCAATTGAGTAGTTGATATTACATATAGGGAACCACTTGACCCAAAAGTTTAAGCCTATGGGTTTGGGCCCAACTATGCTTTATTGACCACTCACCCTTATCATTAGTATTCAATATGagacttcactcacacatatATACCCAACACATTCCACTTTACTTTGTTGCATTTATTGATTGAGACTTAAGAAAAAGTAATAAGGGAGTTTCAGTCTAATCCGTTATGACATGCACAAACTAGTAGTTATTGTGAGGCAATCTATCCCCTGGTGTTTAATACTATAACTCGGTTGAAAAAAATGTGGATTTTCAAACAGCTGAATAACTTACGTGATCATGTTGAACATCATATGAAAAGATATCTTTGAATCAATATATGCTTGTCCCATAGGATGTATATTTTCAAATACAAAGGATAAAAAATTACTGCTATATAGATTCTATGAATGACTATTCCTCTGTAAGCTCTTGACTCCAAACTTTACATGTTGCAGCTATGTCAACAATCTATGCGCCAAGAACCTCACTTGTATAAAGTTAAGGTGTGATCGGTTTtcattatatttcttttaatactTGCTGCATTACATGTCTCACAGCCTGAATCTTTAGTTTTTATGGTATGTAAATGTTATTTAGGGAGTTCATTATACAGCACCTAGTGTCAGGTTTTTTAGACACTAGGGATTGTTTAGTTTAACTGCAAGTTCAACTTCGTAATTGAGGGTAGTTGGCTCCACCAATGAAAACACCAATTCATATGCCCAATTGATGATAGTGTATTTCCCAGCTGGCCATGAGAGACGACCACATAATGTACTTATAaggaaagagagggaaaaaaaatactaccacATGATTTGTttcctaaaatttctatttCCGACGCTTGTCTTGCAGTGGTTTCTTATAGCCACTTGTGTATTCATTGCGTACCTATATCTCACCTGTCACTATCGACATATAATCTGATCATCTGCCAGTTTGTCCAGGGCAATCATTCATGGAATCTTATTCAAATTGACATTTCAATCAGTTGCATGCACTCCAGTCCATTACAATTTATGATggaattcaataattgaaaatagGATGGAGCAAACAAATTATTAGCTCAGGATAAAAATAAGGGGGTTCAACTTAAGTCTCATTTGGGTGTCTTGAATTTAGGTCTTAGTAAAGTACTGCCCTTACATAGGTTGCTTTTACCTACATGTAACAATTGGTGGTGGTATTTTGCTTTGCAGTCATTATATGCCAAAAAGGTTGAAGTACAAGACTATAAGCTTCTCTGCCTTGCTAAAGTTGAACTAAAAGAAGAAACGATCTCTTTGGTTGGAATTCTAGGTGGCTGGTGGACTTTGCCAACAATTTTTATCAgggtactttttcttttattagaaATGGAGCTTTGAAGCATTATTCAGAAAACAACTAAAAAGGTAATTTAACTATGGTTAAATTTATCTGCTTCTGTACGAAAGTAACAATCTTTAGCTTTAGGGTAGTTCCATCGAATGAAAGACATCCTTTGTTACTCCTTCCTTCTATATATCTTTGGAAgacttttgtttttcatttttagtcaAGTTAATAGATGGAAAATGCAAATATCTTGTAGGAAACCTCTAATGAAAGATAGCAAAACAATGGTCACTCTCTGTACCGGAATTGTAACATGAGTTAGGGGCTTGAAGTTCGGACCAATGATATCGTTCGagtaaaacttaggtacagcTACTTAGATATTGTACTTTAGGttccccaattaaattcaaccatatgGGATCAATGAATCACGTGGTAGAATTTAATTATCCTTGAAAAACATAACAACACTTTTTTCATTATATTGGTCAATACGACCATACAATTGAATTCAATTAAGGAACTCTAGGTGTAGCACCCATATCCTTGCATTTGCCATGATGCAATCTCTGAATGAACTTTTCtggaaatattttgtttttttttcccttccacTGCAGTTGGTTTTGATTCCTTACTCATGGTTCACTTTTGTCTGTGTGTGCGAATTCAGAAGTAAGAATAAAGCTAAATCTTTAGGTGCATGATAAGTCATTGAAAATTGAGGACATTTGATGGACATTATTGTCAATAAAGTTCACTAATTTGTTTCCTTCTCTAGGGGTGTTGAATCTTCCAGAATTCCTATTCAAAGATCAAGAGTAGctcacaatttttcatgaagTCATCATCATACAGCCTAGCATCAATATTcttattgagagagagagctgcTATAGAGTTTGACACTGAATGATAATTTGTCCCATTGCATATACCATAATTCAGTTGTGATAGCGCAAGTACCGACTTGCATAATTCATAGTTGATTCTAAATGAAGAGAGAGGAATAGGAACACGTGTACAGGTTATTTTTGGACCAATGAATCAATGATACCCTTTGCATCAGCCATGACGCAATTTATGAATTAACTGTTTCGTAAACActtgtttttgttctctgtttctTTACCCCTTCTGTCGTAGACTTTGATATTATCCACAGTTCTTCACAGTTGATACCAATAGAAGCTCATAATTCTCACTTGACATGGAAGTTCTTCACCGTTGATTCCAATAGAAGCTCATAATGCCCAAATTGACATGGAAGTAAAATTTTCACATAGGTAACTCTATACTATTTAATAAAAGTggtatttttttcccttttaatatgAGATAGAATTTTTGTTGGATTGAAACTGCATAAAAGAGTACAAAAAAGTTTGATATAAAAGCTGCAGTTAGACACTTAGACTGACCCACAGGCTATGCAGCTTTAAACAAAATACATGGTGGAAACCTTTAAAAAACACTTAGCCCGCCATGCATGTTATTCAAGGCACCTCTATGGCTGTGTCTCCTCTGCTTCTGGATAAAAGTCGGGTGAGCAACTAAATGTTGGCTTCCTGTAATAAGAGTTGGATTTTAACGGCTTCCTACGATAAAACTTGGATTTCAAAAGTGACAAAGTTTAAGTTTAATCTCCTCCAACTTATTACAAACCATCCAAatgaattatttaaataagtcacatAATTCATTAAATAGGCTATGTGACTAAAAATACATGTAAGTGGTTTTAATGTCATGGGTTGAAATTGGAGGAGAACTTTTTCCTGAAGAAGTTGTGGTATGGTTATTACAAGTGAATACCCTCTCCTTATGATTTAATCAATCGTCATGTAGTGAGTTGGATGaattttttggatgaattttcGGATGAATTGTCCTCAAACTAGTTTAGAGGAAAGTTTTTTCTGAAAGTAAGGGTTGTGACAAGGGAATATCTCCTTATCACGAGTATATGGcaaatgtaaaaacaaaaatggtcTGGTTAGGGAGTATTCCATTACTATTAGCGATTTCTTCAACCGTAAACATCCTTTCAAATGGACATTCTGTAGACCATTTCACATGGTCTAAGAATTTACTTTCGTTCCTGTATAAGCAATTTAAGTTGACAATCTTATTTGTCATAATTACATTAATGTTGTCAGtggcttaaaaaaaatgaattattatgtGCCACTTTACCAACTTGATGATCAAGGAACGAACTACTGGCTTAAACAATTGAAACCCATACTGATTTTTCTCCCCTACCGATACATTATTCAAGCAGATGATAATCCTCAATAGCTTTCTCGAGATCAAAGGACGGACCACAAAGCATACCACCCCATTGAGGGAAGTAAATTAGTGTGATTGGAAGTGTACACACGATCATCATAATACCCATTAGAGAAATGCTAGTTTGCTTTGAGAATTTAGAGcctgaaaacaaaaatagcTGTGTCACCACCGCCCCCACAGTCCCTCCGCTCCCTGTCATCCCTGATATGACCCCTAGTGACCTGCAAACCACATATTATCAAACTCCGCTAATTATTGTTATATACCCTAAGTTATATAATTATTGTTACATACCCTAAGTTATACATTGTCGTACACATTCTAAAGAAAATCGTATTATATGTTTAAGTTATAACTATGAAATGATGAAATTGTTGAGTGGTTTGATAATTGAAATCGTGCTTTCAACTAtgtcatatatatttattaggTCCGTTTGGTTAAACATTTTGGAAGATTAAAAGAggatttttaaaactcaaaattttattttataatcacaattttttatagttttttttacaaacatttattttaaatccaaaacaCAGTTTTCTAACTGTTTATACCAACACAGTTATATAACTATTCACACCTCTTTTGTCGACAAAGCTAAATATGATTTTGGTGTCGACAAAGCTATATATGATATTTAGCAAGAAAAAGAATAGGAGGTGCAATGattaatacaaaacaaaagtcatgaaTATTCTCATTCACgttagacacacacacacacatttatatatatatatatatatatggtaaaaACATTAGACATATATAGACAAACAAAAAGTGACATAGGTCCTCGTATCTTAATCTAACACATAGGGCCAGCATTATTGGGGCGTGGGTGGAGCCCATAGAAATAATGACTCATGACTTGCCGTCATCTACCTACTCAACACGTCACagtctattttttttaacctgCCACGTAACGACATAGATTTGTTCTGTGAATTTGGTATTCGAAAGAGACAGTGATAAATTGAATTGGTTACTTTTATTTCACAAGATATTTCTTAAGATTTATTTGGGTTAGCATCAATTCAGACATGTTACTATTGTAGTGATGTAGGCCATAAAttgtgttaaaaataaaatttattttttttccattagtTATATTGATTTTGTCTGCATGATTTTGGCTGCACTTTTCTTCTTAGAAATCTAGTAATTCAACCTAAAATAAGTTTCTATTAATACTAGATTAAAGTGTTTGAAAGATATGCAATTTACACATTTCACTAgaacaatttttgaaattttaggaaTTAAATTGACATCATCATTGTTAAGAGACACAATTTAATCTCAAAGCATATTCTCATCGATTTactttgtttgattataagtCAAGACAAAAGTGTAACTATACCTAAAAAGATGCGAGACTTTAAAAAAAGTTCTTCTTTTACTTTGAAAATATGCTTATAAGCTAAACTACATAGCCTCATAATTAGGAGCCAAAACAATAATTGTCCCAGTATATTTTCAATGAGTTTATGGATATAATATTGTTGTGATTAATgtataatgaaaataatgagCAATAAGTTCATGAAAATACAATAGAGCTTTAATCGCATGCTGTGAAAATTGTTTGTCATGTTATATTTTTGATTTCTATGTGTCATGGCCTATGGgaaacacaaattttttcaacTGGCTACAAAAGCATGGAGTTTAATGATGACCAACTTACCTTTGGGAAACAAAAGGAACCACGCCAAACGTGAGGCCACTAGCCGCTTGGACAAACACAGAGAAGCCACACATCACAACAATGGAACCCCACAGAGAGTTGATTCGTCCGAGCAACACACACAACAAGCCAGCCACAGTTTGCACCACCCACAACCCCCACAACCTCCCTCTCATCCCAAACCTCTTCCCCATCTTATCAGAAATCACTCCTCCTATTGGTCTCGAAAATAGATTAGCCATTCCAAAACTAGCTGCTATAGTCCCAGCTAATTGAAGATCCACATCAAACCTATCATAGAAATATTGTGCTATAACATTATCAGTTGTCAACTCTACTCCAAAACAATACCCATATGTTAGTGCTAAAATCCACCCTCTATAATTCCTTAATCCACGAAAAAGAATCCTGAGTAAATTCTCTTCCTGGGTTTGTTTTGTGTATTGAGTACGACCTTTTTTATAGTTACCGGTAGGGAAGTCCTGGCCATATACTAACACCATTATAGCTGTTATTACTTGAAATGTAGCAGGTACTATAAAAATAACACGCCAAGCTGTAAAAGGTACtatgttgaaatattttataaggaTGTTGTATAGAAATGGCATGACTAATTGTGTTAAACCAGCACCCATGTTAGCCCAACCAGCTGCAACACCATTAGCAAGGCCAACAACGTTGGTAGAGAACATGGAGCTCATCCAAAACTGGTTGGCAACGAAGTTTGCTAAGGAGAAACCTAGAAGGAACCGAATGAGAATGAAGGACTGGGGTGATGAGACTAGACTTGTGGCAAGAACGATAGGTGCAGTGAGAAGAGAGAGGGTGGCTGAGGCAATACGTGGTCCTAATAGGTCACACACTGGCCCCATGGCGAGGCGAGAGAAGATTGAGCCGGCGAAGGAGGCTATTCCGGCGTGGCCTATATCGGCGTCGGTGAGGTTGAGGTCAGCACGGATGATGGGGAGGAGAGGTGGGATTGAAAAAGTTGAGAAGAAGCATGAAAAGAGTGAAAGCCATGCAAGGTGGAAAGCTAGCATGTGAGGTTTGGATATTGAGAAAACTCGGAATTCGGTGGCTTTTTGGTTCTCATCTACTGGTAATGATGAGAAaggaggaggtggtggtggtggcattGTTGTTTGTGATTCCATGgaagattaattaaaaaagatttGGAGGTGGATATTCAATATATGTTCGTGTTGTGAATAAATTTGGTGGCTactatatagagtttttttttttcttcttctttcttaatACGCAACTAGTATGAGATGGAGGTTCATCTCAGTGAGGTTCTACTCgattcagaatttttttttttttttttttttgagaatgattcAGAAATTATTTGGTATGTGCACCATCTACAAGTGATCCATAATTCTTGACAAATATAGACAATAATAATATCAGAGACAGTTTTTCACGACTGTTATATTAACcaattgtaattaattttcatattgGTCCACTGTAGACACTTACgtattttttatgaatgaagATGCTTCgtcaactaaaaaataaaaagcaagcTTTGCCAACTTTTTACGTTTCACTTTATATTCTAGAGCAGGGCCCGGCCCCCTgggcccaaattttttttttctttagttataatattttttttggtagttagACCTCCTTCTAAAGCCTTAGTCCTATTTTTCAACCATAAGTCTAACCAGCCTCACCCAAATAATAACTATCTAaccaaaaaacttaacaaaaataataaaaatattcacaatagtgattatattttagtaaaaaaaaaaaaaactattttaccatcaaagaaccaaaaaatcatatgttatcactacaaaaaaatgggtctaaagctgcgtttgaaaaacgcagctttagaccccaaaaacgcggctataggtttttAGCCGCGTTTCCTATGGCTGCGTTTATAAACGCGGCCTAAAGTCCGCAGCtcaaaacctatagccgcgttttttgaAACCGCGGCTAAAACcagacctatagccgcgttttctaacCGCGGCTATAGGATTCgtcctatagccgcgtttttgaaaACGCCGCTCCAGGACAGCTTTGAGCTGCAGTTATCAACGCGGCTAAGGCTTcgaacctatagccgcgtttttaaaacgcggctataggttgtTTCAAGTAGCTGGATAAGagtctatagctgcgttttgaacgcggctataggttttttttttttttttttaattttttttccctgctttCTCAACTTCCTGCTATTCACACAACTCCCTAGTATTTCACACAACTCCCTACTTTCACAACACATCCCAAGAATCACAAGTTCTATAACAACTCCCTACTTTCAAAACTTATTACATCCCAATATCACAAGTTTATTAAAACGCAGTGTGTGAAAGAAATACAGTCCTAAACAAAAATAGAGTGCAGTTATAAAATTAGCTTTTGTGAAGAAAAGTCCATTTAAGGCATTGGTGTTAATTAACAGAAACAAatgggaaagagaaagaagtcAAATATGATCCAAACAATGGAAATTTATATGGCCACTCTACCAAACTGTCTCTAACAAAGACAATATAGACTAATGGAAAAGAAACACACATATCACatatacaaaaacttaattgaACTAAACAGTTATGTCAGAAACATAGCAGGTTTGGTAATAAAACAGATATAGAACTTTTTTgacattaactttttttttttgaatgaaagaTAAAGAACTTTTGACATTAGCTGAAAAGGCAGAAGACAAACTCAACAATTAAGTTAATGCTTCTCCTAATTCAAGCCATCTAACCAAGCTATTTGGCAACCATTTATACTTGTTGAATCCATCATCATTCCAATTAACTCAAAATCTTAAAATGCAATGCAgagttatttttaaattaattacaCTTTTATGTATAAgcactattctttttttttttttagtacaatCTAGCTAGAACAAATTAAATCGGGCTTCCAAGTTCTAACACATGACTTGGAACTCCTAGAGAATCTGtaagtcaaaatttttcaattgattaaaaatttaaaagaatggTTTATAAGATGAGCTTGTGCTATGATATATAAATCTTAAACTTCTTATATATTCAAGCATGATTTGAGTCCCATCTGAAATGTAGCTGCATGGTATGAACAATGAGAACACTGTGAAGGCAGGAAAAGTAAGAATGAGCTAAAAAGGAAAGTGTTGgtgcattttaatattaattataaataaattgttaaatttcATAGCAAGTTATGTCACATTGTGGCTTCATCACATAAAATGAGtcctaacacttttttttttccttctttttcattctcAACACCAGTCCCCAAGGCCTAAGTTTAACCAATAACTTATCTCTCAAAATAGCAACAGCCCAAAATAGAAGGCTATCTTGAGTCTAAGACTTTAGCCTTATGCTGAAAACTTGGTCCATGATCATTTAAGTATCTCACTTTAGTTCACTGACCTGAAATATTTTGGTGCAAGCACCAATTGCTTGAGGTTATGACCATTCCCAGCAGTCAGAAAGATGAACAATAATATGATTgcataaacataaaaagaacATGAAACATGGCAATGATGTCTAGGTAATTAATTGAAGCTAagccttctctttttctttgcaatTCATTTGGCAATAATGGACAAATTATAAACAGCATacaattcattttctttgtctcaacaaatttaaaaggaTACTGTAGGAGAGTCATAGCTATAGATACCTGCTATTTGAATTTTTGGTGGTTTGACTACAGGACTGTTAGTGATATGGCAGAAGAACAGAGCTTCACACCATCATCCTCCCATTTAGAACGTGGGCAGTTGCTCCAGCAATAATTGCCTACATATGAAAGGGAGACATTGATTTACTTGATGAAAtcattaaaaaccaaaatgaaaacaaaatcactGGCATCATGGTTTTCTTGTGCAAAtcaaaatcctaattttttATCAGAAAGTTCTTGGGCCTTTCGGTAGAATTCTATTGAGTAGATCAACTAATGGGCTATAGGCACATAATATAGCCTGGTATGTCTTGGctatattttttacaaacaaGCATTCTATCACTgaaaataaatagtaacaaacCTTTCCACTGTTAACAGCAGCTATTAATGCTACATGCTGTTCATCTCTACCAAATTCATAGAAGTAATAAGTCCTGAAACGAGTATTTGAACACCAAACATTAGGAAATAAAAGTTCCAAATATTACATGCAAAGGCTTACAAGAAATAGCgattattttttaacatatatagcgattattttccttcattatatatatatatatatatataaaaggtttaATTTTCCTATTAAGGCCCAACTTCTACTCTGATAGTATTAGATACCAATATTTTCTAACAGCCTGCCATCAACTCAGAAAACAAACTCACCTAAAaccttccttttcctttatttttatagttCTTACAGAGTATAAAGTTGAACCACCTGCCACGTAATTCTCAATAGACCAACTGCTCATGCAAATTCTTAAAACAGAAAAACTTGACTTAAAAGGGACTTAACAATTTAAATTAGATGGAGTTCTAACATATTGAACATTTAAGGTTTTCTTTGTCTCCTAAAGCATCAATCCAAACCTCACATGTCAAGTATAACAAACACAATAGCCAAAGGATCCTAGAAATGTGCTTTTAAAGCCCCAAAGTCACAAAAATCTTATAGTCAAGTATTTTGACAGACAAGTTGCAGGCAATTTCTAAGGGGTCAATCCAAAGGCCAATGCTATTTAATCTAAGGGCTTGATAAGATGTAATGAAACCACCAATGGTCAACgctattaatttcaaaattgtagCAGTTGTTAgttccaaaagagaaaaaataaaaataaaaatagtaaacaaaataatCCCAACGAATTCCTGAATGATCACTCAGAAAACAAACCAATGGCATTTTTCAAATAGAACAGTTGacatagggaaaaaaaaaataagggaagaagaagaggcatGAAATGGACCTCATAGTCATGGAAGATTGTTTGATGTCTAAGATGGTGCGGTCATCAACTCTACCATAGGAAAACAGATGtcagaaagaagaaaaacaaatagaaatgggttttattttttgggtaaataaagTGATTGTTTTTTGCTGAACCAAAACATAAAGAGCAGAGGAAGATAAGTTGACTCAGGTAGTGGAAGCCAAAATGGAATTCAAATTATACTTGTCACTAATGGTGAGTACATTCCTTTTGTTTCTGCACAAATATATAGAATAATGCTAAAGATTCTCACGCTATCGTTCTATACGGTCAAGCCAAGATGATCCTGACACattcatacacacacacacacaaaacaataGTAAACCTGAAGCCCCTCAAAACCCCAGATTAAACCCCAAATCAAAAACTCACAGCAACAACCATTCAGAACCCTAAACCCAAATCAAATTTCCAAGCAAACCCAAAACCTCACCTTGCAACGAATCTCTGAAATCTTGGCAACCCAGCATTACAAAGTGCAAATGCAAACATTTAAGCATAACTGCTATCATAATCCACACTGTAACGTGCAATCCCCAACAGAGTTATAAAACAGCATGACACATAACATTGCAAAATATGAAGTTGAATACCAGATGAAGTCTAAGCACTTTTTGGCCCTCTCAATCAAATGAAGCATAATGCCAGCTCTGCATAAACAAGAAACATTTGCTCATTAACAAGAGAAGCCACTTCGATTGACCACCCCCCctccaaccccccccccccaaaaaaaaggtaataCATATCTAGAAACCATTATTAGGAATAGCCTCTAGACTTACCATTCATATGAATGGTTACATTCTACAATGGTTCCATTATCTAATTCAAGTTAAAATGATCTCAAGTGATAAACTGCATAAAAGACATGTTGTGGAAACACCAGCATAAATAGAGTTTAAAAGTATGGGGCATCTTCACAAGGCagaaaaacaagtctaacaatcACATAAATACCACCTGTAAAAGCATGCAACAACAGTCAACAGATAGAAAGTGACCTAGACCATACATTCTCTATGTTGGCAATACAAATATAGTCTCATTTATCCTCATGAATAACCCATTTTTATTAACAACAAGCAACTAGAAACCAGCTAATAGTATGCCCACCAAATTTTGGAGACATTATGAGATCAAAGTGAAAACCAGTACAGCTTCTACCACTGATATGAAAGAAGGGGGGGCACATCTTTGTTCAAATAGACTAAAATTGGCCAACATCTTTTGGCCAAGAACAGAAGTAGCCACCATCTTTTCTGAGAAGGGTAGCACAAGTCACATCAACCAAAAGGGAAAATCATTTGGATGTTTGAACTACACATATAAAGACGAGGAAAAATTACCCATGCTCAAATGTTAGAGTGACTCCATTAAGGAGAGCCCTAGATTAGCTTCAAGTTTGAGGATGTCCAATATTAAACAAGACAAGCCCAAATTGGCAACAAGATTACAATGATCACATTGCCATCTTGTGTTAATAATACACAAAAAGAACGTTAATGGCCCAACTTAAAAAGTATGTAATGAATAGTTAAACAGTTGAACTCAAAAGAATGAAGCACAAACGTTAAAGGTCAAAATCAAAGGTTTGAGGGCAAGAAAAGAACACACAGAGAAGTAAACCATCACACTCATTACACTCATTCACAtctacaaacaaacaaacatggcCACAAACCCAGAAGAATAGCAATAGCCAAACCCATGGCCAAACAAGCAActaacaaaatacaaaacacaaccACAAACACTACAAATATTATTGTATATCATTCAATAACAAATTCcattaacaataaatatataaattatataacacTGCAACAATATACCTCAGACCCAATCAGCCAACCAAAAAAAGGCAGTCACAGACCCATTCCCAGCAATATATCACATTCTTCAACAATATATCACTTCCTAATGTTTTTATTATCAAATGTTATATCTAACGTTTGTTTCtaatgtttcttttatttatatcacAGACCCACAATGATTCCGATTCATCAACAATTCCGATTCAGAATCAAGGCAAGCGAGAGGTGAGGTAGAAAGAGTGAGAGTTTAAGAGACTTACCAGCTGCAAGTAGGAGGAGCTCTTTGTCGTGGGTCTGTGACGGCAAGGTCAGAGCAGAGACTTCAAGATGGGTCTACGGCGTGGGTCGATGGAGTGGGTCAGCGGCTTGGTTCGACGGAGTGGGTCAAGGGCGTGGGCCGGTGACGTTGAGCTTCGGGTGGGCCGGCGGCGGTGAGGCAGAGAGGtgagagttttttatttatttttttggtaattgcaGAGAGGTGAGAGTTGAGAGGGAGGTGAGATAGAGGTgagataaaataaatagaaaagaaaaagaaacaaacaaataatataataaacgGTGAGGGGAGGAAGAGAGGAGGGACGAAGGGGATCTGCGATCGGTGAGGGGATTTGTGAGAGTTGTCAGCGATCGGTGAGGGGATCTGCGATCGGTGAGGGGACTGTGTTGGATCGGTGAGAGTTGTGTGCGATCGGTGAGGGGAGTGTGTGCGATCGGTGAGATTTTTGTGCGATCGGTAAGAGTGGTCGATCTGGAGTTCGggtatttttgtgtttggatgagggattttttttttcttttttttttttttggttatttatacTGAAAGTTGAAGCCGCGTTTAAAAAAACGCAGCTCCAAACATGTAGAAGCTGCGTTTTTTAAACGCAGCTCAagctataattaaaaaaaaaaaaaatatccggATAGGGACTGAAGCCGCGTTTTGGAGCCGCGTTTTTGGAAAACGCGGCTCCAGCCTTCCCGTTGAGCCGCGTTTTTGGGAAAACGCGGCTCCAGCTTTCCCTTTGAGCCGCGTTCATGAAAAACGCGGCTCAAAGGAAAAGCTGTAGCCGCGTTTTctaaaaacgcggctaaaaaacgcagcttaaagtcgcgttttttgtagtgtattGGAGAAACTAAAGCTAGttttttttgcaactacagtaaactggtataaataccagttgactatagcaagttgttaaaaataaaatacaatatattttagagttaggttcaagttacacttggtgtaactctaagcaatgttaaacaacccaataacttgttattgaattaatattttgaaaatccaacca contains:
- the LOC115973184 gene encoding high affinity nitrate transporter 2.7-like — translated: MESQTTMPPPPPPPFSSLPVDENQKATEFRVFSISKPHMLAFHLAWLSLFSCFFSTFSIPPLLPIIRADLNLTDADIGHAGIASFAGSIFSRLAMGPVCDLLGPRIASATLSLLTAPIVLATSLVSSPQSFILIRFLLGFSLANFVANQFWMSSMFSTNVVGLANGVAAGWANMGAGLTQLVMPFLYNILIKYFNIVPFTAWRVIFIVPATFQVITAIMVLVYGQDFPTGNYKKGRTQYTKQTQEENLLRILFRGLRNYRGWILALTYGYCFGVELTTDNVIAQYFYDRFDVDLQLAGTIAASFGMANLFSRPIGGVISDKMGKRFGMRGRLWGLWVVQTVAGLLCVLLGRINSLWGSIVVMCGFSVFVQAASGLTFGVVPFVSQRSLGVISGMTGSGGTVGAVVTQLFLFSGSKFSKQTSISLMGIMMIVCTLPITLIYFPQWGGMLCGPSFDLEKAIEDYHLLE